One Polyangiaceae bacterium DNA window includes the following coding sequences:
- a CDS encoding chemotaxis protein, whose protein sequence is MARAKHSSVLPPDPNRERAVDLALSLAEELFGVGSSGTTPAWVRDRVRRYLEFTAKKDAVSITDVASRLLQDRRVVEEIVGSLRVGETRFYRDPSQWKALEENLDKLFPPDVQLSVLSAGCSSGEEAYTIGMLLTAARRRFKVLGVDRSASAIAVARDATYPRDAAEDIPAAWVERYCDEHQGRLRIGMLVRNSVEFEVCDLVKRVPKGPFHLIFFKNVLLYLAEPAGEQVATRLANELEEGGILIAAASEVLRLRSMGLVSHRMAHGVTALRRARKHGSPQRQ, encoded by the coding sequence ATGGCGCGCGCTAAGCATTCATCTGTACTTCCGCCGGATCCCAACCGTGAACGTGCGGTCGATCTGGCGCTGAGCCTTGCCGAAGAGCTCTTTGGTGTCGGTTCGAGCGGCACGACGCCGGCATGGGTGCGTGACCGAGTGCGCCGTTATCTCGAGTTCACGGCGAAAAAGGATGCCGTATCGATCACTGACGTTGCAAGTCGACTGCTCCAGGATCGACGCGTGGTCGAAGAAATCGTGGGCTCGTTGCGCGTCGGCGAAACGCGCTTCTACCGCGACCCTTCACAGTGGAAAGCGCTGGAAGAAAACCTCGACAAGCTCTTCCCACCCGACGTTCAGCTCTCCGTGCTCTCGGCTGGATGCAGTAGCGGAGAAGAGGCGTACACGATCGGTATGCTCCTCACGGCGGCACGCAGGCGCTTCAAGGTGCTCGGTGTCGATCGTTCAGCCTCGGCGATCGCCGTTGCTCGTGATGCGACCTATCCACGCGATGCCGCCGAAGACATCCCTGCAGCGTGGGTCGAGCGTTACTGCGACGAGCATCAGGGGCGCCTGCGCATCGGCATGCTCGTGCGCAACTCCGTCGAATTCGAAGTGTGCGACTTGGTCAAGCGCGTCCCGAAGGGGCCTTTCCACCTCATTTTCTTCAAGAACGTACTTCTCTATCTCGCCGAGCCTGCGGGTGAGCAGGTGGCCACGCGACTTGCGAACGAGCTCGAGGAAGGTGGCATCTTGATTGCTGCCGCGAGCGAGGTATTGCGACTACGCAGCATGGGGCTCGTGTCCCATCGGATGGCGCACGGCGTGACTGCACTTCGTCGTGCGCGCAAGCACGGTTCACCACAGCGGCAATGA